ACGACTCCTTCAACCTTTACCTTTGGAGAGCTGACAAGGAGGAGTACAATTTCATAGCGGAGAAAATTTTCAAAGGCCTCAGAATACCGCTCGGTAAGGTTCTTGTTGACGTTACCGACGGAATGGCAAAGCCCTTCTACTTCATGCCCGTCGAAAAGGGTGAGATAAATCTAAGGCTCGTTTTTGAGGTGCTTTATGAAAATTGCCTGCTTCGCTGAAAGCTACAACTTCAAGAGCAAAGAGGAAAGACAGGCCATGGAAATCTTCAAATCCACCGCTGAAAGCATGGGCCACAGCTTCGATGTTCTTGGAAAGGAAATCCTTTCGAGGATTGACGATTACGACTCAATTTTCATTAGAGCAACAACCGACCCGCTCTTCGTATCTTACGTTGTGTCAAGGCTGGCTGAGGAGAAGGGAAAGAAGGTCATAGACGATTCCGAGAGCATCAGAATCTGCTCCAACAAGATAGACATGTACAAAAGGCTCATGAAAAATTCCGTCAGAATTCCAAAAACCCTGTTCTTCTACGGCGACTTTGAAAACCTTGAGAGCTATGCTGAACAGCTCGGATACCCTGTTGTGGTTAAAAGTCCGAATTCGAGGTTCTCTCTGTATGTGGAGAAGGCTAACAGCTATCAGGAGCTGGTTAAAACAGCAAAGAGGTTCATGAAGAGGAGCAAGGCTCTGATTCTGCAGGAATACTTGCCCACAGCATTCGACTGGAGGGTTGGAGTGCTGAAAGGAGAGGTAATCTACGTATGCAAGTACTTAATGCCGAAGGGTGGTTGGAAGGTCTGCGACAATGTAGAGGGAAAGAAGACGTGGGGAGACGTGAGGGCAATTAAGGTCAAAAACGCTCCCACAGAGCTGAGAAAAACTGCGGTGATGGCTGCGAAGAGCATAGGGGACGGGCTGTATGGAGTGGACATAAAAGAGGTCAATGGCTGTTACTACGTTATAGAGGTCAACGACAATCCCACAATTATGCACGGCTACGAGGATGCCAAGAATCCTGAGCTTTACCAAAAGATTATTCAGGCTCTGGTAGGCTGAACCATTTGATTTTAATATTTTAAGGGTGAGGGATTACTATGCAGAAAGAACTAATTAACGAAATAATCGGGGAAGTTAAGCCGAAAGCGATAGCGCTTTTCGGCTCTCAGGCTAAGGGAAAAGCGGGAAAGTTTTCTGATTATGATTTGCTGATAATAACAAAGGATGAGGAGAGCAGAAATAAGGCGGAGAAGTTTGAGAAGGGCAAGGTTGAGATACATGCTCTGACCATGAGAACCGCTCTGGAGCTGATTCATAAAGGAGACCCTTTTTTCACCCAAATCGTAAAGGAGTGTAAACCGATTTATGGGGAGTTCTACATCAAGTTTTTGAGAGAGGTGGCTGAAAATGTTGGAAAAAGCAAGGTTGTGGCTTGAGAGAGCTAAAGCGGATTTAAAATCTGCTGAAGTGCTGATGGACATAGTTCCTGCCGACAGTATCTACCACAGTCAGCAGGCTGTGGAAAAGGCCATTAAAGCAGCACTTGTTTTGAAGGGAATAGGTCAAGGAGCACAGAGTTTCCGGCTTATTTTACGACGAGTTCGTCATTCTGTACCCCCAGCTTGAGGAAATTTACGAAATAGCTGTGGAGCTCGAGAAGCACTGGTTGAGAACGAGGTATCCGATAGACTACTCAA
The nucleotide sequence above comes from Archaeoglobus fulgidus DSM 4304. Encoded proteins:
- a CDS encoding ATP-grasp domain-containing protein; its protein translation is MKIACFAESYNFKSKEERQAMEIFKSTAESMGHSFDVLGKEILSRIDDYDSIFIRATTDPLFVSYVVSRLAEEKGKKVIDDSESIRICSNKIDMYKRLMKNSVRIPKTLFFYGDFENLESYAEQLGYPVVVKSPNSRFSLYVEKANSYQELVKTAKRFMKRSKALILQEYLPTAFDWRVGVLKGEVIYVCKYLMPKGGWKVCDNVEGKKTWGDVRAIKVKNAPTELRKTAVMAAKSIGDGLYGVDIKEVNGCYYVIEVNDNPTIMHGYEDAKNPELYQKIIQALVG
- a CDS encoding nucleotidyltransferase domain-containing protein, which codes for MQKELINEIIGEVKPKAIALFGSQAKGKAGKFSDYDLLIITKDEESRNKAEKFEKGKVEIHALTMRTALELIHKGDPFFTQIVKECKPIYGEFYIKFLREVAENVGKSKVVA
- a CDS encoding HEPN domain-containing protein translates to MDIVPADSIYHSQQAVEKAIKAALVLKGIGQGAQSFRLILRRVRHSVPPA